In Musa acuminata AAA Group cultivar baxijiao chromosome BXJ3-9, Cavendish_Baxijiao_AAA, whole genome shotgun sequence, a single genomic region encodes these proteins:
- the LOC135648467 gene encoding probable ubiquitin-conjugating enzyme E2 24 isoform X1, whose translation MMDALFVDSDSDSYSEFSDSENQDCNESLFGGHAQSILSGLDESIGKIDDFLAFERHFALGDFVCSITDPSGQLGRVVDVDLIVDLETTSGGLVKDVNSKKLLRLRSFASGDFVVYGPWLGRIEKTFDAVTILFNNGAKFEILIRDSKDLTLLYPSFEDASFPLHPGQRVKINLPTISQSKTWFCGSLKASQDEGIICHVEVGLVYVSWVASVVGQSIHSSTPPHFQDPKNLTLLSCFSHANWQLGDRCTLPVDYHNVTAENSGTLSSPKCFTNMQKELDMETLQMYVIAKTRSKVDVLWQNGERSVGVCTQSLSPVSNIGDHDFWPGQFVLEKVTTEEVHVPQPQGLGIVKNVDSHEQIVKVKWMLPELNKNVDFSGDFTEFTEETVSAYELIEHPDFTYCIGDAVLRQIPCVQKVGENILDVQNISWKERHNLPVAVDGLFCGIGSLKKPIDECNHEDLQGYLSCIGNVIGYKDEGIEVKWANGVISKVMPFEIVGPDRLLHPALTPSATMESFPPNVDKDLTDQEKQSWNMRQKKSTDDSGGFCMKDVWKAASALFPGAAFGFLTHVATSLFCSRGSTSLPDPEFSQYRNLKMEEYISEPTDLQPENLKQQIEETKQSGGMTFSPGSDEPRKFKQFDIVNDHTDHHFVNGIGNELMLSHYPQVKKGWFKRVQQEWSFLKNDLPDTIYVRVYEERMDLLRASMIGAPGTPYHDGLFFFDIFLPFDYPHEPPVVHYISGGLRLNPNLYESGKVCLSLLKTWMGSGSEVWDPENSTILQVLLSLQALVLNEKPYFNEAGYDEQIGRVEAEKNSITYNENAFLQSCKSMLYILRRPPKHFEALVEEHFTHRSHHILSACKAYLDGAQVGHADACREAADKCHNSCSTGFKIMLAKLLPKLVSAFTERGIDCTQFLDVLN comes from the exons ATGATGGATGCACTGTTTGTTGATTCAGATAGTGATTCCTACTCTGAATTTAGTGATAGTGAGAATCAAGACTGCAATGAATCTTTATTTGGCGGGCATGCTCAAAGTATCTTGTCAGGTCTGGATGAGAGCATAGGAAAAATTGATGACTTCCTTGCATTTGAGAGACACTTTGCTCTCGGCGACTTCGTCTGCTCCATTACAGATCCTTCAGGACAGTTGGGAAGGGTGGTGGATGTTGATCTGATTGTAGACTTGGAAACAACCTCTGGTGGACTCGTAAAAGATGTAAACAGCAAGAAACTTCTTAGGTTGAGATCCTTTGCCTCTGGAGACTTTGTAGTTTATGGGCCATGGCTTGGAAGGATTGAAAAAACATTTGATGCAGTTACCATTCTATTTAATAATGGGGCTAAGTTTGAAATATTGATCAGAGACTCAAAAGACCTAACTCTGCTATATCCAAGCTTTGAAGATGCATCATTTCCTCTCCATCCAGGCCAGCGGGTGAAAATTAATCTTCCGACTATTTCCCAGTCCAAAACATGGTTTTGCGGCTCACTCAAGGCAAGTCAAGATGAAGGTATTATCTGCCATGTGGAGGTAGGATTAGTGTATGTTAGTTGGGTTGCTTCAGTTGTGGGTCAGAGCATCCATTCATCAACTCCACCTCATTTCCAAGATCCAAAGAACCTTACTTTGTTGTCATGTTTTTCACATGCTAATTGGCAACTTGGTGATCGGTGTACACTTCCAGTAGATTACCATAATGTGACTGCAGAAAATTCAGGAACTCTGAGTTCTCCAAAGTGCTTTACAAACATGCAGAAAGAATTGGATATGGAAACTCTACAGATGTATGTGATTGCAAAGACCAGGAGCAAGGTTGATGTTCTGTGGCAAAATGGTGAAAGGTCAGTTGGTGTGTGTACTCAATCCTTGTCTCCAGTGAGCAACATTGGTGATCATGATTTTTGGCCAGGACAGTTTGTGCTAGAGAAAGTAACAACAGAAGAAGTACATGTTCCACAACCACAAGGGCTGGGAATTGTGAAAAATGTGGATTCACACGAACAGATTGTGAAGGTGAAATGGATGCTTCCTGAGCttaacaagaatgttgattttagtGGTGATTTTACTGAATTTACTGAAGAGACAGTGAGTGCTTATGAACTGATTGAGCATCCAGATTTCACCTATTGCATTGGTGATGCCGTGCTTAGGCAAATTCCTTGTGTTCAGAAGGTGGGAGAAAATAttcttgatgtgcaaaatattagTTGGAAAGAAAGACATAATTTGCCTGTTGCAGTAGATGGATTATTTTGTGGAATTGGTTCTCTCAAGAAGCCTATTGATGAATGCAATCATGAGGATCTACAGGGTTACCTATCATGCATTGGGAATGTTATTGGTTATAAGGATGAAGGTATTGAAGTTAAATGGGCCAATGGTGTGATATCCAAG GTTATGCCTTTTGAAATAGTTGGACCGGACAGGCTTCTTCATCCTGCCTTGACACCATCGGCTACCATGGAGTCTTTTCCTCCAAATGTTGACAAAGACTTAACTGATCAGGAGAAACAATCATGGAATATGAGGCAAAAG AAATCTACGGATGATTCTGGTGGATTTTGCATGAAAGATGTCTGGAAGGCCGCTTCTGCTTTGTTTCCTGGGGCAGCTTTTGGGTTCCTTACACATGTTGCCACAAGCCTTTTCTGTTCTCGTGGTTCAACTTCTTTGCCTGATCCA GAGTTTTCTCAGTATAGGAATTTGAAGATGGAAGAATATATATCGGAACCAACTGATTTACAGCCTGAAAATTTGAAGCAGCAGATTGAGGAGACGAAACAAAGTGGTGGGATGACATTTTCacctggcagtgatgaacctagaAAGTTCAAGCAATTTGATATTGTAAATGATCATACAGACCATCATTTTGTGAATGGCATTGGCAATGAATTGATGTTGTCCCAT tatcctcaggtAAAAAAGGGTTGGTTTAAGAGAGTACAACAAGAATGGAGCTTCTTAAAAAATGATCTTCCAG ACACAATCTATGTCAGAGTCTATGAGGAGAGAATGGATCTACTGAGGGCATCAATGATAGGAGCACCTGGAACTCCCTACCATGATGGTCTATTCTTCTTTGATATCTTTCTTCCCTTTGACTATCCTCATGAACCCCCT GTTGTTCACTACATCTCTGGGGGGCTTCGACTAAACCCAAACTTGTACGAGTCAGGGAAGGTTTGTCTCAGCCTACTAAAGACATGGATGGGAAGTGGCAGCGAAGTATGGGATCCAGAAAACTCCACAATTCTTCAAGTGTTGCTATCACTTCAGGCCCTTGTTCTTAATGAGAAGCCGTATTTTAATGAGGCGGGATATGATGAACAGATTGGAAGAGTCGAGGCTGAGAAGAACTCGATCACGTACAATGAGAATGCTTTTCTACAGTCGTGCAAGTCGATGCTATACATCTTACGTAGACCACCGAAG CACTTTGAGGCACTTGTTGAGGAGCATTTTACTCATAGGTCACATCATATTCTCAGTGCTTGTAAGGCATATTTGGATGGCGCTCAGGTTGGGCATGCTGATGCATGCAGAGAAGCAGCCGACAAATGTCACAACAGTTGTTCTACTGGGTTTAAGATCATGCTTGCTAAACTTCTCCCAAAGCTTGTGTCAGCCTTTACAGAAAGAGGGATCGATTGCACCCAGTTTCTGGACGTCCTGAATTAA
- the LOC135648467 gene encoding probable ubiquitin-conjugating enzyme E2 24 isoform X2, which yields MMDALFVDSDSDSYSEFSDSENQDCNESLFGGHAQSILSGLDESIGKIDDFLAFERHFALGDFVCSITDPSGQLGRVVDVDLIVDLETTSGGLVKDVNSKKLLRLRSFASGDFVVYGPWLGRIEKTFDAVTILFNNGAKFEILIRDSKDLTLLYPSFEDASFPLHPGQRVKINLPTISQSKTWFCGSLKASQDEGIICHVEVGLVYVSWVASVVGQSIHSSTPPHFQDPKNLTLLSCFSHANWQLGDRCTLPVDYHNVTAENSGTLSSPKCFTNMQKELDMETLQMYVIAKTRSKVDVLWQNGERSVGVCTQSLSPVSNIGDHDFWPGQFVLEKVTTEEVHVPQPQGLGIVKNVDSHEQIVKVKWMLPELNKNVDFSGDFTEFTEETVSAYELIEHPDFTYCIGDAVLRQIPCVQKVGENILDVQNISWKERHNLPVAVDGLFCGIGSLKKPIDECNHEDLQGYLSCIGNVIGYKDEGIEVKWANGVISKVMPFEIVGPDRLLHPALTPSATMESFPPNVDKDLTDQEKQSWNMRQKKSTDDSGGFCMKDVWKAASALFPGAAFGFLTHVATSLFCSRGSTSLPDPEFSQYRNLKMEEYISEPTDLQPENLKQQIEETKQSGGMTFSPGSDEPRKFKQFDIVNDHTDHHFVNGIGNELMLSHVKKGWFKRVQQEWSFLKNDLPDTIYVRVYEERMDLLRASMIGAPGTPYHDGLFFFDIFLPFDYPHEPPVVHYISGGLRLNPNLYESGKVCLSLLKTWMGSGSEVWDPENSTILQVLLSLQALVLNEKPYFNEAGYDEQIGRVEAEKNSITYNENAFLQSCKSMLYILRRPPKHFEALVEEHFTHRSHHILSACKAYLDGAQVGHADACREAADKCHNSCSTGFKIMLAKLLPKLVSAFTERGIDCTQFLDVLN from the exons ATGATGGATGCACTGTTTGTTGATTCAGATAGTGATTCCTACTCTGAATTTAGTGATAGTGAGAATCAAGACTGCAATGAATCTTTATTTGGCGGGCATGCTCAAAGTATCTTGTCAGGTCTGGATGAGAGCATAGGAAAAATTGATGACTTCCTTGCATTTGAGAGACACTTTGCTCTCGGCGACTTCGTCTGCTCCATTACAGATCCTTCAGGACAGTTGGGAAGGGTGGTGGATGTTGATCTGATTGTAGACTTGGAAACAACCTCTGGTGGACTCGTAAAAGATGTAAACAGCAAGAAACTTCTTAGGTTGAGATCCTTTGCCTCTGGAGACTTTGTAGTTTATGGGCCATGGCTTGGAAGGATTGAAAAAACATTTGATGCAGTTACCATTCTATTTAATAATGGGGCTAAGTTTGAAATATTGATCAGAGACTCAAAAGACCTAACTCTGCTATATCCAAGCTTTGAAGATGCATCATTTCCTCTCCATCCAGGCCAGCGGGTGAAAATTAATCTTCCGACTATTTCCCAGTCCAAAACATGGTTTTGCGGCTCACTCAAGGCAAGTCAAGATGAAGGTATTATCTGCCATGTGGAGGTAGGATTAGTGTATGTTAGTTGGGTTGCTTCAGTTGTGGGTCAGAGCATCCATTCATCAACTCCACCTCATTTCCAAGATCCAAAGAACCTTACTTTGTTGTCATGTTTTTCACATGCTAATTGGCAACTTGGTGATCGGTGTACACTTCCAGTAGATTACCATAATGTGACTGCAGAAAATTCAGGAACTCTGAGTTCTCCAAAGTGCTTTACAAACATGCAGAAAGAATTGGATATGGAAACTCTACAGATGTATGTGATTGCAAAGACCAGGAGCAAGGTTGATGTTCTGTGGCAAAATGGTGAAAGGTCAGTTGGTGTGTGTACTCAATCCTTGTCTCCAGTGAGCAACATTGGTGATCATGATTTTTGGCCAGGACAGTTTGTGCTAGAGAAAGTAACAACAGAAGAAGTACATGTTCCACAACCACAAGGGCTGGGAATTGTGAAAAATGTGGATTCACACGAACAGATTGTGAAGGTGAAATGGATGCTTCCTGAGCttaacaagaatgttgattttagtGGTGATTTTACTGAATTTACTGAAGAGACAGTGAGTGCTTATGAACTGATTGAGCATCCAGATTTCACCTATTGCATTGGTGATGCCGTGCTTAGGCAAATTCCTTGTGTTCAGAAGGTGGGAGAAAATAttcttgatgtgcaaaatattagTTGGAAAGAAAGACATAATTTGCCTGTTGCAGTAGATGGATTATTTTGTGGAATTGGTTCTCTCAAGAAGCCTATTGATGAATGCAATCATGAGGATCTACAGGGTTACCTATCATGCATTGGGAATGTTATTGGTTATAAGGATGAAGGTATTGAAGTTAAATGGGCCAATGGTGTGATATCCAAG GTTATGCCTTTTGAAATAGTTGGACCGGACAGGCTTCTTCATCCTGCCTTGACACCATCGGCTACCATGGAGTCTTTTCCTCCAAATGTTGACAAAGACTTAACTGATCAGGAGAAACAATCATGGAATATGAGGCAAAAG AAATCTACGGATGATTCTGGTGGATTTTGCATGAAAGATGTCTGGAAGGCCGCTTCTGCTTTGTTTCCTGGGGCAGCTTTTGGGTTCCTTACACATGTTGCCACAAGCCTTTTCTGTTCTCGTGGTTCAACTTCTTTGCCTGATCCA GAGTTTTCTCAGTATAGGAATTTGAAGATGGAAGAATATATATCGGAACCAACTGATTTACAGCCTGAAAATTTGAAGCAGCAGATTGAGGAGACGAAACAAAGTGGTGGGATGACATTTTCacctggcagtgatgaacctagaAAGTTCAAGCAATTTGATATTGTAAATGATCATACAGACCATCATTTTGTGAATGGCATTGGCAATGAATTGATGTTGTCCCAT gtAAAAAAGGGTTGGTTTAAGAGAGTACAACAAGAATGGAGCTTCTTAAAAAATGATCTTCCAG ACACAATCTATGTCAGAGTCTATGAGGAGAGAATGGATCTACTGAGGGCATCAATGATAGGAGCACCTGGAACTCCCTACCATGATGGTCTATTCTTCTTTGATATCTTTCTTCCCTTTGACTATCCTCATGAACCCCCT GTTGTTCACTACATCTCTGGGGGGCTTCGACTAAACCCAAACTTGTACGAGTCAGGGAAGGTTTGTCTCAGCCTACTAAAGACATGGATGGGAAGTGGCAGCGAAGTATGGGATCCAGAAAACTCCACAATTCTTCAAGTGTTGCTATCACTTCAGGCCCTTGTTCTTAATGAGAAGCCGTATTTTAATGAGGCGGGATATGATGAACAGATTGGAAGAGTCGAGGCTGAGAAGAACTCGATCACGTACAATGAGAATGCTTTTCTACAGTCGTGCAAGTCGATGCTATACATCTTACGTAGACCACCGAAG CACTTTGAGGCACTTGTTGAGGAGCATTTTACTCATAGGTCACATCATATTCTCAGTGCTTGTAAGGCATATTTGGATGGCGCTCAGGTTGGGCATGCTGATGCATGCAGAGAAGCAGCCGACAAATGTCACAACAGTTGTTCTACTGGGTTTAAGATCATGCTTGCTAAACTTCTCCCAAAGCTTGTGTCAGCCTTTACAGAAAGAGGGATCGATTGCACCCAGTTTCTGGACGTCCTGAATTAA